TTACTTAGGAAAATACTTTAAATAATGTTTCAGATAGTGTTTCAACACCAATTACTTCAATTCCAGTTGGCGGTGTCCACCCTTGCAGATTATTAATAGGAATAAAGACTCGTCTAAATCCTAATTTCTGTGCTTCTCCTACCCGTTGCTCGATACGATTTACTCGTCTAATTTCACCAGTTAACCCAATTTCACCAATAAAACAATCTTGAGGAGAAGTCCCTTTATCTTTGTAACTTGATGCAATACTCACTGCGATGGATAAATCAATCGCTGGTTCATCAAGTTTCACTCCCCCAACTGCTTTTAAATAAGCATCTTGGTTTTGTAATAATAATCCAGCACGTTTTTCTAACACAGCCATAATCAGTGATACACGGTTATAATCAAGACCTGTTGCTGTTCGTTTCGCATTTCCAAAAACAGATGGCGTTACAAGTGATTGAATTTCAGCTAAGATAGGTCGCGTTCCTTCCATTGAACAGACAATCGCTGATCCAGTTGCCCCATCAATTCTCTCTTCCAAGAAAGCTTCAGATGGATTTAACACTTCCACTAAACCAGCTTGTCTCATTTCAAAAATACCTATTTCATTGGTTGAACCAAAACGATTTTTTACAGCACGCAATATTCTAAATGTATGATGTCTGTCTCCTTCAAAATAAAGTACTGTATCTACCATATGTTCAAGCATCCGTGGCCCTGCAAGTGAGCCTTCTTTGGTCACGTGTCCTACAATGAAGATGGCAATATTGTTTGTTTTAGCAATTTGCATCAACTCAGCCGTATTCGCTCGAACTTGACTCACACTTCCAGCAGCACTTTCCGTTTCCGGATGAACCATTGTCTGAATCGAATCAATAATCACATAGTCTGGTGTCAATTGCTCGATAACTTGTTTAATGCGACCCATATCCGTTTCTGGATAAACATAAAAATCATTTGTTCCATCAGCCAACCGTTCTGCACGCATTTTAATCTGTTGCGAACTCTCTTCACCAGAGACGTATAATACATTTCCTTTTAACAGACTAAGTTGTTGAGATACTTGTAGTAATAGTGTTGATTTTCCAATACCAGGATCCCCACCAATTAAGACCATTGAGCCTGGAACAACCCCCCCGCCTAATACTCTATTTAATTCACCTAATTGTGTTTTTATACGCCGTTCTTTTTGTGTAGCGACTTCTTTTAACTTTTGCGGTTTACTCATTTCACCCGTCAAACTTACTCGACTATGCCTAGTGGGGGTATCTGAGGAAATTTCTTCCACTAATGTATTCCATTCACCACAATTAGGACAACGACCCAGATACTTTGGAGAGATATAACCACACGTTTGACAAACAAACTCATTTCTCTTTTTTTTTGCCACAAAATCATCCTTATCCTACAATTTTTAGTTCCTTATAAAATAAAATACTTATAAACGTATTTTAACATAAATTGTCCGATTCTAATAAAAACTGCGACTCTTTAGAAAATTATTTACCAGACGACCCAAATCCACCTGTCCTCTGCGTTTGTACTAAATCATTGTCTGCTTTTAAGAATGGTAAAAAAATGCCTTGAGCGATACGATCTCCTTTTTTAATCTGCTTGTCAGTTAAGCCAAAGTTTAGTAGCTGAATCATGATATGCCCTTCATTATCTGGATTATCATAATAGTCACTGTCTATAACTCCCACACCATTTGTCAAAACTAAAAAATTTTTTAACGGGTTGCTTGAGCGATTGGCAATCTGTAAAAACTCATCATCCCCCATATAAGATTTCACACCTGTTGGAACAAGTGTTGATTTTAACTCTTTTTGCATATCAGCATCAACCAATATATCTTCTTTTGATAATATAGCCT
This genomic stretch from Vagococcus sp. CY52-2 harbors:
- the radA gene encoding DNA repair protein RadA codes for the protein MAKKKRNEFVCQTCGYISPKYLGRCPNCGEWNTLVEEISSDTPTRHSRVSLTGEMSKPQKLKEVATQKERRIKTQLGELNRVLGGGVVPGSMVLIGGDPGIGKSTLLLQVSQQLSLLKGNVLYVSGEESSQQIKMRAERLADGTNDFYVYPETDMGRIKQVIEQLTPDYVIIDSIQTMVHPETESAAGSVSQVRANTAELMQIAKTNNIAIFIVGHVTKEGSLAGPRMLEHMVDTVLYFEGDRHHTFRILRAVKNRFGSTNEIGIFEMRQAGLVEVLNPSEAFLEERIDGATGSAIVCSMEGTRPILAEIQSLVTPSVFGNAKRTATGLDYNRVSLIMAVLEKRAGLLLQNQDAYLKAVGGVKLDEPAIDLSIAVSIASSYKDKGTSPQDCFIGEIGLTGEIRRVNRIEQRVGEAQKLGFRRVFIPINNLQGWTPPTGIEVIGVETLSETLFKVFS
- a CDS encoding dUTP diphosphatase translates to MNKVRGFEKVSTFENINLPKRATKNAAGYDFESAVDIVIPSIWKQGIAKVLKAILSKEDILVDADMQKELKSTLVPTGVKSYMGDDEFLQIANRSSNPLKNFLVLTNGVGVIDSDYYDNPDNEGHIMIQLLNFGLTDKQIKKGDRIAQGIFLPFLKADNDLVQTQRTGGFGSSGK